From the Mycobacterium sp. 155 genome, the window AGCGCCGTATCGACAGGGTCGTCGCCGGAATCGTCGGGGAATCGCGTCATACCGAATACGTTGAGGTCGAACGGGTACGTTTCGGTAAAGCGCGTAACCGGTGCGACGATTGCAGGTGGCGCAAGGGTAGGCGGCACCAGCGTGTGCATCACGGCACCGAGCAGCGCGCCACCGTAGCTCTGCGTCTCGGCCAACAGTTCATGCAGTTCCGACTCGGTTACAACGCTATTGGAGTGATGGCGGCCGAGCGGAGTAATCCGCCAGAGCCCTTGTGCGCTGCCTTTTGCGATGTAGCCTGCCCGCGACAGCGTCGTGAACGCATTCCCGATTTTCGATGGTCCAGGCAGTCCGAGGTTCTCGAACATCGCTGCTACGTCGCGCGGACGGATGATTCCGCCGTTGCTACGTGCCTCAACGATTCGAGCAAGGGCCAGGGTTTGATCTGAGATGCCTAGGAGCTGGACCCTAACAGCGACAGACTTGGTGTTCAGTCTAGTCACTCGTCGACATCCAGATCCTGAAAGCCATTGTCAGCGGTACTGGAGTCTCCGCTGTCAGTCTTTGACGTTGTTTTCCGCCGTCGCGGTGGCGCTGCCCTACGAGTTGATTTGTCGAATTTGGAAGCAATCGCGGTTTTGCCGGTCTTCGTGACGAAGTACTGACCCTTCTCGTTTGGGTCCTCTGCGATCCAACGCTGTGTGATCGCGTCATTGAAGTCGCGAGAGTAGTTGCCGGGCTGAGCCTCACCTGCCGGTCTGAACTGGCTCTTCACTTCTTCCCTGGTAAATGAGGATTGTCCTAACCTCAGTTCGAGAAAGTTGCCGATCGCAGTGATCTTGGCGGAGAACTGGGTGGCGCCGCACTCGTCGATGTACTCGCCGATCGTTGTATGAGGGTCTAGACCTTCGCTTGCCGCTGCGTCGTAGCCCGCTTTGCGCTGTGTCTCTACTGAAGGGGCTGCCACCGTAGATTGTGGGACGTAGGTTGTGGCTCCAGCAGCCGCGGGTGCGGCTGCCCCACCACCGAGTACGGTCGCAATCACGTGTAGGGCGGTGACCTGATCGACCGTCCTCGTCAGCTCGACTCCGGTGCCTTTCACAGATATCTGGAACAGGTCGGGCTGAATGTCGTCGATCTCGACAGGGTCTGCAGATGGTGGGATCTTTGTATATTCTTCCGACATGTAGCCCTCCGTGTGTAGTTCGTACTACGAAACTACATGAGATCCTACGCGATTCCGAGCATGTATCGACGTAGTGCAATGCGACGTATGTCGTGACGTGTCGCGGATTCAGACGCCCCCTGGGGGCGGCGCGTGGTGCGCCGGTCTTCGGCTAGGCCCCGGAAAGGTGCTGCGCGTCGACACTGCGTCAACACCTGGGGCGAAATTCTCTGACATGCGGCGTTGCCAGTGCGTACTGTGTTTGGCCTGGTTCCTAATATCGCGAGTAGGAAGACATGGGGTTTTGCGGCAAAACTGGATCGCTGGCGGATTCAATCGGGTTCGCTACGACGCTAGACCTACGGACTCATAATCCATTGGTCGCGGGTTCGAGCCCCGCCCGCCCCACTCGACAGCCTGTATTACCTCGGGTGATGCTTGACGTTTCGTCTTCGGGTGATGGGCGACAGCGTTTCGGCTGATGGTCTATACCTGCGTCGGTTGATCCTTGACACTCCTTCGATTAGGGATTTGCGATTTTGGGTGCCGACGAGTTCCGGACGATTACTTGTTTACGCTGGTAGACAAGGGTTTTCGCGTCCTAGTGATGCCGTCTCAGACCGACCGAATCCGGACGGATTTTTGGTCATAATCGCCGAATAAACGGCAACGCGATTCGAGGGGTTTTGAACCGCATATGGTTTAGCGCCTTTGCCCATCTGCAGGCCCGTACTATAGTACGGGTAGATCAACTATAGTTGGATATCCAGGGGAGGTGCGCCGTGGAACTGAACCGTCCGTTCGCGACGGTCACCCCAACTCTGGATGGTGATGTTTTGGCAGTGCTGGCGGCGAACGATGCCACGTTCACGACCGGTCAGATTCACCGGGTGCTGAATTCCTACTCCGAGGAAGGCATTCGGAAGGTTCTTGCCAGACTCGTCTCGCAGGGCGTTGTGCTCTCAGAACGCATCGGCAATGCGTTTGCCTACCGGTTGAACGCAGCACACCTCGCGGCAAAGCCGATCCTGGAGTTGGCGAAACTCTTCGATACGTTTCTCAAGCGGCTCGAAGATGAACTCGGCGGGTGGCAGTACCCACCGGTGTACGCCGCGGTGTTTGGCTCAGCTGCGCGCGGCACGATGACGCCGGAAAGCGACGTGGACCTGTTTCTGGTCAGTGCGGCTGGGACGCCTGATGCCGTTTGGGCGCGGCAGGTGAATGAGCTTGCCTCGGCTGCCACGGCCTGGACGGGTAATGACGCACGTGTTGTGGAGTACACCGAGGTCGAGGTCAGGAGCGCGAGAACCGAACCGATGGTGCAAGAGGTCCTGGAGCATGGGCTCACCGTGGCCGGGTCGCGCGCGTGGCTTCTCAAGCAAGCGAAACCCGGCCGCACGGGAAAGGGGGGGTGATGGATGAGTGAACGCACACGGCCCAGCACCGAGACGATCCGACGCGGCCAGCTCAAAAAGGCAGTCGAGTTCCTCGACGGTGCGGTTCTCATCGAGGACGAGATGCCGGATGCCGCTGTCTCCCTGTCGGTCAACGCGGGCGTCGCAGCTGCCGATGTCATATGTGGTGTGCGCCTTGGCATATACGCCGCCGGTGAGAATCACAACGAGGCCGTTACTTTACTCGCCAAAGCCGACGCGCGTGGGCGGTGGCCAGCGCTGACACCCAGTCGAGCTGGCTGGCGTCGGCGACCTGTGTCTGAAAGGCGAGCATGCCCTGCAACGCATTTTCATAGGCTTCCAACGCCACTCGCCCAGCGCTCTTGGACGACTCGATCAGCCGCTCATTCATCTCCCGGATACGGCTTACTGCTTCCGCGACGGCTGCGGGATCGTACTGGGGAAGAGAGCCAAACGATGTGGAACTGTCGGTCATAGGGTTCTCCTTTTCGGTGTGTAGAAATGCGGGAATCTGCATGTGCACCAGTGACTCTGATTACGGCACCTTACTTGAGAGATTCGCGGGTCTTCTCTGGGCTAGGCGAGCAGGTCGACGTTGTCAGTTCCGGTCGCGGGGCATATTGCGGTGACGCACTCGGCAGCGCAGAACTCATGCGGTGCACCGTCTGCGAGTCCTATCGATACCTGCCCGACGAACTTCCCCTTGTGTCGCGCGTGCGCGAGAACGAGCTCGGAAGGGAACGACTGCCCGTTGTGCGCACGGTCGACGCACCAGAGCAATTGCCGTGGGTGGCCGGCGCCTCGCATATGCCCAGTCGTCGTTTGCTCGAACACTGGGCAGCATCGACGGGCTCCCTGCTCGACATCCGGTATGAGGTCGAAGGACCACAGGGTGTACTGGCACTGGCGGCGCACGGACTGTGCCAGGGAATAGTCCCGATCTCGATCGTCCACTCGCACTCAGG encodes:
- a CDS encoding nucleotidyltransferase domain-containing protein, translating into MELNRPFATVTPTLDGDVLAVLAANDATFTTGQIHRVLNSYSEEGIRKVLARLVSQGVVLSERIGNAFAYRLNAAHLAAKPILELAKLFDTFLKRLEDELGGWQYPPVYAAVFGSAARGTMTPESDVDLFLVSAAGTPDAVWARQVNELASAATAWTGNDARVVEYTEVEVRSARTEPMVQEVLEHGLTVAGSRAWLLKQAKPGRTGKGG
- a CDS encoding LysR substrate-binding domain-containing protein, whose translation is MRCTVCESYRYLPDELPLVSRVRENELGRERLPVVRTVDAPEQLPWVAGASHMPSRRLLEHWAASTGSLLDIRYEVEGPQGVLALAAHGLCQGIVPISIVHSHSGPAVATEDLKISGVPPHRTVVALTRQRYEHPLSTAICSEIARILAAFG